One part of the Musa acuminata AAA Group cultivar baxijiao chromosome BXJ1-5, Cavendish_Baxijiao_AAA, whole genome shotgun sequence genome encodes these proteins:
- the LOC135673913 gene encoding piriformospora indica-insensitive protein 2-like, which produces MAVDCSLLRSFLVLLLLLHHHLAFVVYATAEDQPPLPLLPDGEREAAYLALESINPSIPWRSLYPDDLCLSGPHGIVCDLFPSSSSSSAKADASPHIVELNFGYLSDFSSNPACGVNATIPTSLSSFPFLRRLFFYNCFTTARASITRDFWNLSLAVEELVFHHNPSLAGRLSGRVGGFIRLRRLIVSGTRIFGIIPSEVGNLQQLEQLVLSRNRLRGEIPGSIGRLGLLKVLDLWGNHIGGVLPAEIGRMTTLVKLDLGSNRISGGVPPELGQLRRVELLDLSDNRLTGGVPAALAEMANLRELHLSRNPLGGTIPEIWEKLGGILGIGMSRLGLVGNIPSSMGLLLGNVRYLAMDNNKLEGEVPEQFRRMEGSAVEINLENNGLRGRLPFSAAFVGRLGSKLKLGGNRELCLGEDLASGNVGLRRCNKTAVPHPVLFTSGVSSSYKSFLFLTVNFFFFSC; this is translated from the coding sequence ATGGCGGTCGATTGTTCCTTGCTCAGGTCTTTCctagtcctcctcctcctcctccatcaccaTCTTGCGTTCGTCGTCTACGCCACAGCGGAAGATCAGCCGCCGCTTCCTCTTCTGCCGGATGGTGAGCGGGAGGCGGCGTACCTTGCCCTCGAGTCCATCAACCCTTCCATTCCTTGGCGCTCGCTGTACCCCGATGACCTATGCCTCTCCGGTCCCCACGGTATCGTCTGCGACCTCTTTCCCTCCTCGTCCTCTTCTTCCGCCAAAGCCGACGCCTCCCCTCACATCGTCGAACTCAACTTCGGCTACCTCTCCGACTTCTCTTCCAACCCAGCCTGCGGAGTAAACGCTACCATCCCCACTTCCCTCTCCTCCTTCCCATTCCTCCGCaggctcttcttctacaactgCTTTACCACCGCTAGAGCCTCCATTACCCGGGACTTCTGGAACCTCTCCCTTGCCGTCGAAGAGCTAGTATTCCACCATAACCCATCCCTAGCCGGCCGCCTCAGCGGCCGGGTCGGCGGCTTCATTCGCCTACGGCGCCTCATCGTGTCCGGCACGCGTATCTTCGGGATCATCCCTTCCGAGGTCGGGAACCTACAACAACTGGAGCAGCTCGTCCTGTCGCGGAACCGTCTCCGCGGTGAGATTCCCGGGTCCATCGGCCGACTGGGCCTTCTGAAGGTGCTCGACCTGTGGGGGAACCACATCGGAGGGGTACTACCGGCGGAGATCGGACGGATGACGACGCTTGTTAAGCTGGACCTCGGCTCTAACCGGATCAGCGGCGGGGTGCCGCCCGAGCTGGGGCAACTGCGGCGGGTGGAGCTCCTGGATCTGAGCGACAACCGGCTCACGGGCGGCGTCCCGGCGGCGCTGGCGGAGATGGCAAATCTGCGGGAGTTGCACCTAAGCAGGAACCCCCTCGGTGGCACGATCCCGGAAATATGGGAGAAGCTGGGCGGCATTTTGGGGATCGGAATGTCGCGGCTGGGCCTGGTGGGGAACATCCCGTCGTCGATGGGGCTACTCCTGGGAAACGTGCGATACCTCGCGATGGACAACAACAAACTGGAGGGGGAGGTGCCGGAGCAGTTCCGGAGGATGGAGGGGTCAGCGGTGGAGATCAACCTTGAGAACAACGGTCTCCGCGGCCGGCTCCCGTTCTCCGCCGCCTTCGTGGGCCGCCTCGGCAGCAAGCTTAAGCTGGGCGGGAACCGGGAGCTGTGCCTGGGGGAGGATCTCGCAAGCGGCAATGTGGGGCTGCGGCGCTGCAACAAGACGGCGGTTCCACACCCTGTGCTCTTCACCTCCGGCGTCTCCTCTTCCTACAAATCTTTTCTCTTTCTTACCgtgaatttctttttcttttcgtgTTAA